A single window of Leopardus geoffroyi isolate Oge1 chromosome D4, O.geoffroyi_Oge1_pat1.0, whole genome shotgun sequence DNA harbors:
- the LOC123592743 gene encoding mitochondrial import inner membrane translocase subunit Tim9-like, whose protein sequence is MVSVTTGKAKVGELTFQSKKETHTSEKVTDKHTKRICTQYKYQIQEFDQIKQFKEFLGTYNKFPATCFLGCVKDPTTRGIKPEETNEALAPKAGLLGQP, encoded by the exons ATGGTGTCTGTTACCACTGGTAAG GCGAAGGTTGGAGAACTAACTTTCCAGAGTAAAAAGGAAACTCATACATCAGAAAAGGTGACTGATAAACATACCAAAAGAATATGTACCCAGTACAAGTACCAAATACAAGAATTTGATCAGATAAAACAATTTAAGGAATTTCTTGGAACCTACAATAAATTTCCAGCAACCTGCTTTTTGGGCTGTGTTAAAGACCCCACAACAAGAGGAATAAAACCTGAAGAGACCA ATGAAGCCCTGGCACCCAAAGCAGGACTACTTGGCCAACCATGA
- the LOC123592912 gene encoding olfactory receptor 1L4 → METKNYSSDSGFILLGLSSNPQLQKPLFAIFLIMYLVTVLGNVLIILAIHSDPRLHTPMYFFLSNLSFMDICFTTVTVPKMLVNLLSETKAISFVGCLVQMYFFMAFANTDSYLLASMAIDRLVAICHPFHYNRVMNPRRCLLMLLGSCTISHLHSLLRVLLMSRLSFCASHVIKHFFCDTQPVLKLSCSDTSSSQIVVMTETLAVIATPFLCILFSYLRIIVTVLRIPSAAGKWKAFSTCSSHLTVVALFYGSVIYVYFRPLSMYSVVKDRVATVMYTVVTPMLNPFIYSLRNKDMKRGLRKLRDRIHS, encoded by the coding sequence ATGGAGACCAAGAACTACAGCAGTGACTCAGGCTTTATCCTCCTGGGCCTCTCTTCCAACCCTCAGCTACAGAAACCTCTCTTTGCCATCTTCCTCATCATGTACCTGGTCACCGTGCTGGGCAATGTACTCATCATCCTGGCCATCCACTCAGACCCTCGGCTCCATAcccccatgtactttttcctcagCAACCTATCATTCATGGATATCTGCTTCACAACTGTCACTGTACCCAAGATGCTGGTGAATTTACTGTCAGAGACAAAGGCTATCTCCTTCGTGGGATGCCTGGTCCAGATGTACTTCTTCATGGCCTTTGCGAACACTGATAGTTACCTGCTGGCCTCCATGGCCATAGACCGGCTGGTAGCCATCTGCCACCCCTTCCATTACAATAGGGTTATGAACCCACGGCGCTGCCTCCTCATGCTGCTGGGTTCTTGCACCATCTCCCACCTGCACTCCCTGCTCCGTGTGCTACTCATGTCCCGCCTGTCCTTCTGTGCCTCCCATGTCATTAAGCACTTTTTTTGTGACACCCAGCCTGTGCTAAAGCTATCCTGCTCTGACACGTCCTCCAGCCAGATTGTGGTCATGACCGAGACCCTGGCTGTCATCGCGACCCCCTTTCTGTGCATTCTCTTCTCCTACCTGCGAATCATCGTCACTGTGCTCAGAATTCCCTCTGCAGCCGGTAAGTGGAAGGCCTTCTCTACCTGTAGCTCCCACCTCACTGTAGTGGCCTTGTTCTATGGGAGTGTCATCTATGTGTATTTCAGGCCCCTGTCCATGTACTCAGTGGTGAAGGACCGGGTAGCCACAGTCATGTACACAGTAGTGACAcccatgctgaaccccttcatcTATAGCCTGAGGAACAAAGATATGAAGAGGGGTTTGAGGAAATTAAGGGACAGAATAcactcataa